In a single window of the Mesorhizobium shangrilense genome:
- a CDS encoding YaiO family outer membrane beta-barrel protein, which translates to MRLQCLAAGLCMALAVDAHAQTVDELYSQGVKARQEQRFEDASTLLRRALSLQPANSDTLVQLGFAELGLGNLAAARTAFSNALAIAPDYADAKFGLAQVEFRSGNPAAARALVEPLVTQQPGNQEAAALLTTVRAALETERDAAAAATAAKPRRAEGQATTARSDAVAPLLDEARRLRTAGQFAQAESLYRRALSISPRNTDILVALGLVAGFQQRFDEADRFFSAALAIDPDQFDARLGKVRLAIWRGDVARARQMIDGVLADVPGNTEAMVVDARISMLERDYAGAEESFASAAAADPANAEALVGLGDVRRARGDEVSARQAYENALLLQPDSVEIAQRLAAAPPQKWRLDIGSELSELSAGLGNWTDSGIGLSYRATPDTVLGARMRVATRFGRTDAQIEGRIDHAFAPSFSAYGVIAGTPQADFLAKFSAGAGASWRAIESVGGIGPVFLNLDARYDLFDATENTTISPWVQAYFFDERLGLSARWVHSENDRGRVADGYVLRADLTVTDRLRLFGGYSDAPEISEATLIETRTAFGGVSFDISDDLTLLGSYANEQRPTFERNIFGLGLAVRF; encoded by the coding sequence ATGCGGTTGCAGTGCCTCGCCGCGGGCCTCTGTATGGCGCTGGCCGTCGATGCGCATGCGCAGACGGTCGACGAGCTCTACTCACAGGGGGTCAAGGCGCGACAGGAACAGCGTTTCGAGGACGCATCGACGCTGCTGAGAAGGGCGCTGTCGCTGCAGCCCGCAAATTCCGATACGCTCGTGCAACTGGGTTTCGCCGAGCTGGGACTTGGCAACCTGGCGGCGGCGCGCACCGCCTTTTCCAATGCGCTCGCCATCGCGCCGGACTACGCCGACGCGAAGTTCGGACTGGCGCAGGTCGAGTTCAGGAGCGGCAATCCCGCCGCTGCGCGGGCGCTCGTCGAGCCGCTCGTGACGCAGCAGCCCGGCAATCAGGAAGCGGCAGCGCTTCTGACGACCGTGCGCGCTGCGCTCGAGACAGAGCGCGACGCGGCCGCGGCAGCCACTGCGGCGAAGCCTCGTCGCGCGGAGGGCCAGGCGACAACAGCGAGGTCCGACGCCGTTGCTCCTTTGCTCGACGAAGCGCGTCGGCTGCGGACCGCTGGGCAGTTCGCACAGGCGGAAAGTCTCTACCGCCGTGCTTTGTCGATCTCGCCGCGAAACACAGACATATTGGTGGCCCTTGGTCTGGTCGCCGGGTTCCAGCAGAGGTTCGACGAGGCGGACCGTTTCTTCAGCGCCGCGCTCGCCATTGATCCCGATCAGTTCGACGCCCGACTCGGCAAGGTCCGGCTGGCGATCTGGCGGGGGGACGTGGCGCGTGCTCGTCAGATGATCGATGGGGTGCTTGCTGACGTGCCAGGCAACACCGAGGCCATGGTTGTAGATGCGCGTATCTCGATGCTGGAGCGCGACTATGCAGGTGCGGAGGAATCCTTCGCCTCGGCGGCGGCGGCCGACCCGGCAAACGCCGAAGCGCTCGTCGGCCTGGGTGATGTGCGCCGCGCCCGCGGCGACGAAGTCAGCGCTCGCCAGGCCTACGAGAATGCGCTCCTGCTGCAACCGGATTCGGTAGAGATCGCGCAGAGGCTTGCGGCAGCGCCTCCACAAAAATGGCGGTTGGATATCGGCAGCGAGCTGAGTGAACTTTCAGCCGGTCTCGGAAACTGGACGGACAGCGGCATAGGCCTGTCTTATCGAGCGACGCCCGACACCGTCCTTGGGGCGCGCATGCGCGTGGCCACCCGGTTCGGGCGGACCGACGCTCAGATCGAAGGCCGCATCGATCACGCTTTTGCGCCGTCTTTCTCGGCCTATGGAGTGATAGCAGGCACGCCCCAGGCAGATTTCCTGGCGAAGTTCTCTGCGGGTGCGGGCGCGTCCTGGCGGGCGATCGAGAGCGTGGGCGGGATCGGACCCGTCTTCCTCAACCTCGATGCGCGATACGATCTGTTCGACGCGACCGAGAACACCACGATCTCGCCCTGGGTGCAGGCATATTTCTTCGACGAGCGCCTTGGCCTTTCGGCCCGGTGGGTCCATTCCGAAAACGATCGGGGCAGGGTCGCCGACGGTTATGTGCTGCGCGCCGACCTGACAGTGACCGACCGGCTGCGACTGTTCGGCGGCTATAGCGATGCGCCCGAGATTTCCGAGGCGACGCTGATCGAGACGCGCACCGCCTTTGGAGGCGTTTCCTTCGACATCTCGGACGATCTGACCCTGCTGGGCAGCTACGCAAACGAGCAGCGCCCGACTTTCGAGCGCAACATAT
- a CDS encoding response regulator transcription factor, whose product MDGAKAKVLICDDDPLLRELIDFRLRAKGYDVIKAADGAEALAMAQSERPDVVVLDAMMPKSDGFEVLVRLKGDQRLCAVPVIMLTARKHERDIASALQKGADDYLVKPFIPEELLARLSRVLARKGDAS is encoded by the coding sequence GTGGATGGTGCAAAGGCGAAGGTTCTGATTTGCGATGACGATCCGCTCCTGCGGGAGCTGATCGATTTCAGGCTGAGAGCCAAGGGATATGATGTCATCAAGGCGGCGGACGGCGCAGAAGCGCTGGCAATGGCCCAATCCGAGCGACCCGATGTGGTTGTGCTGGATGCGATGATGCCAAAGTCCGACGGTTTCGAAGTGCTTGTGCGATTGAAGGGCGATCAGCGCCTTTGCGCGGTGCCAGTGATCATGCTGACGGCGAGGAAGCACGAAAGGGACATCGCGTCGGCTCTGCAGAAAGGCGCCGACGACTATCTGGTGAAGCCGTTCATCCCCGAGGAGTTGCTGGCCCGGCTGTCGCGCGTCCTCGCGCGCAAGGGCGACGCTTCCTGA
- a CDS encoding response regulator: MAARILYVDDEDDIREIAQMSLELEPEFEVHLCSSGAQALDKAAAWQPDLILLDVMMPEMDGPETLRRLAAGDQTSAIPVAFITARTQTHQVERYLAMGAVGVIPKPFDPMRLASDVMQLLRSNGRSQ; this comes from the coding sequence ATGGCGGCGAGAATCCTGTATGTGGACGACGAAGACGATATTCGCGAGATCGCCCAGATGTCGCTGGAGCTCGAACCCGAATTCGAAGTGCATCTCTGTTCTTCGGGAGCGCAGGCGCTCGACAAGGCCGCGGCATGGCAGCCGGACCTGATCCTGCTCGATGTAATGATGCCTGAAATGGATGGGCCGGAAACGCTGAGACGCCTGGCGGCGGGCGACCAGACGTCAGCCATCCCCGTGGCCTTCATCACGGCGCGGACCCAGACCCATCAGGTCGAGCGCTACCTCGCCATGGGCGCAGTCGGCGTCATCCCCAAGCCGTTCGATCCGATGCGGCTGGCCTCCGATGTCATGCAATTGCTGCGCTCGAATGGGCGCTCGCAGTGA
- a CDS encoding ATP-binding protein yields MAAIWETLLSNLALVSILVVAWDLLSDRTAHFSRSTQSVFLGLIMGVGAAISMAIAEPMHGFLFDLRMPLLAASAFFGGLPAIVVAASAALICRLYLGGPGVAVGVTGILIASVIGLACYWLVRSRQKTMTHIFGFGVAVAFGAYFGLLVLPEGARVVLFPRAVLPLTSLAFVSALMIGTLLHRMQRRRELATANLIYRAMVRELPDCLNVKDLDGRFIVANPATASLMRAGSAEELIGKTDFDFYPTELAQRFRQDEIDMLQSGEVQRLEQPALFPDGSQGWLTSVKAPFTDETGRVVGIITYNRDISDQKRVAQLKNEFISTVSHELRTPLTSIRGSLGLIAAGVAGELPAKAGNLVKIAHTNSERLVLLINDILDMEKIESGKVAFELRPMAVRPIVEQAIAASSNYMPERKVRLLLVDDAPRAGATIDPDRLHQVLSNLLSNAIKFSSVGDTVTVRLARRSGGVLRISVVDRGAGIPEAFRARVFGKFEQADASSTRGKGGTGLGLSIAKAIIEKLGGAIAFETQEGHGTAFHIDLPEASGQAVASATPSSQPHSDERNRVLICEDDADISGMIAALLDADGFSSDVAPDIASAKMLLQTRDYVALTLDIRLAGESGITLFRDIRKSSALPDIPVIVISAVADEAKRALNGSAVGIIDWLEKPVDPERLHAALGKIARRADDRRSRVLHVEDDESVLAVMSAGLGPDVSVTFAKTLKDAQFLAAESQFDLVILDVGLPDGSGLDLLTDLPAETAVIVFSAAELDQRLGASVKAVMTKTKASELDVAKVIKSFLPAAGVGRFSIPIGGE; encoded by the coding sequence ATGGCCGCGATTTGGGAAACGCTTCTTTCAAACCTTGCCCTGGTTTCGATCCTCGTGGTCGCCTGGGATCTTCTGTCGGATCGCACTGCGCATTTTTCCAGGTCGACGCAGTCGGTCTTCCTCGGCCTGATCATGGGCGTGGGAGCGGCAATCTCCATGGCGATCGCGGAACCCATGCATGGCTTCCTTTTCGATCTGCGGATGCCGCTGCTCGCGGCATCCGCATTCTTTGGCGGACTGCCGGCAATTGTCGTTGCGGCGTCCGCAGCCCTGATCTGTCGCCTCTATCTCGGCGGCCCGGGTGTGGCCGTCGGCGTCACCGGCATCCTGATCGCCTCGGTCATCGGCCTGGCGTGCTACTGGTTGGTGCGGTCTCGTCAGAAGACCATGACCCACATCTTCGGTTTCGGCGTTGCCGTCGCGTTTGGCGCGTACTTTGGCTTGCTGGTGCTGCCCGAAGGAGCCCGGGTCGTCCTCTTCCCTCGCGCCGTCCTCCCGCTGACCTCGCTGGCCTTTGTCAGCGCCCTGATGATCGGCACGTTGCTTCATCGGATGCAAAGGCGACGAGAGCTCGCGACCGCCAATCTGATCTACCGGGCCATGGTGCGGGAGCTTCCCGACTGCCTGAACGTGAAGGATCTCGACGGGCGCTTCATTGTAGCCAATCCTGCGACCGCCTCCCTGATGCGCGCCGGCTCGGCAGAAGAGCTGATCGGCAAGACCGATTTCGACTTCTACCCGACCGAACTGGCGCAGAGGTTCAGGCAGGACGAGATTGACATGCTTCAAAGCGGCGAGGTCCAGCGTCTGGAACAGCCGGCGCTGTTTCCCGACGGAAGCCAGGGGTGGCTCACCTCCGTGAAGGCCCCGTTTACCGACGAGACAGGTCGGGTGGTGGGGATCATCACCTACAACCGCGACATCTCTGACCAGAAGCGCGTCGCCCAGCTCAAGAACGAGTTCATCTCGACGGTCAGCCACGAACTGCGCACGCCGCTGACGTCGATACGCGGTTCGCTCGGCCTGATTGCGGCGGGCGTTGCGGGAGAACTGCCCGCCAAGGCCGGCAACCTCGTCAAGATTGCGCATACCAACAGCGAACGGCTGGTTCTCCTGATCAACGACATCCTGGATATGGAGAAGATCGAGTCCGGGAAAGTGGCTTTTGAACTACGGCCGATGGCCGTTCGGCCCATTGTCGAGCAGGCCATCGCCGCAAGCTCCAACTACATGCCCGAACGGAAGGTCAGGCTGCTGCTTGTCGATGACGCGCCCCGCGCCGGCGCTACGATCGATCCCGACCGGCTGCACCAGGTCCTGAGCAATCTTCTGTCGAACGCGATCAAGTTCTCATCGGTCGGCGATACGGTAACCGTCAGGCTCGCGCGCCGCAGCGGCGGAGTGCTGCGGATCTCGGTGGTGGATCGCGGCGCCGGGATTCCGGAGGCTTTCCGCGCCCGTGTTTTCGGAAAGTTCGAGCAGGCGGATGCATCCAGCACGCGCGGCAAGGGCGGCACCGGCCTTGGCCTGAGCATCGCCAAGGCAATCATCGAGAAACTAGGTGGCGCGATCGCCTTCGAAACGCAGGAAGGCCACGGCACCGCCTTCCACATCGATCTTCCCGAAGCGTCGGGGCAGGCGGTCGCGTCCGCGACGCCGTCCAGCCAGCCACATTCCGACGAACGCAACCGTGTGCTGATCTGTGAGGATGACGCCGACATTTCCGGAATGATCGCGGCCCTCCTGGATGCCGACGGCTTTTCCAGCGATGTTGCCCCCGACATCGCCTCGGCGAAGATGCTCCTGCAGACGCGCGACTATGTCGCTCTGACGCTGGACATCAGGCTCGCCGGCGAGTCCGGCATCACGTTGTTCCGAGACATTCGCAAATCGTCTGCCCTCCCCGACATTCCCGTGATCGTGATCTCGGCAGTCGCCGACGAGGCGAAGCGGGCGCTCAACGGATCGGCCGTCGGCATCATCGACTGGCTTGAAAAGCCCGTGGATCCCGAGCGGCTGCACGCCGCACTGGGCAAGATCGCCAGGCGTGCGGACGATAGACGCTCCCGGGTCCTCCACGTCGAGGATGACGAAAGCGTCCTGGCGGTGATGTCGGCAGGATTGGGGCCGGACGTTTCGGTCACCTTCGCCAAGACGCTCAAGGATGCGCAGTTTCTGGCCGCGGAGAGCCAATTCGATCTGGTTATCCTCGACGTCGGCCTGCCTGACGGTTCCGGGCTGGACTTGCTCACCGACCTGCCCGCCGAGACGGCGGTGATCGTCTTCTCGGCCGCGGAGTTGGATCAGAGGCTGGGAGCCAGCGTTAAGGCAGTCATGACCAAGACGAAGGCATCGGAGCTGGACGTGGCGAAAGTCATCAAGAGCTTCCTCCCAGCGGCCGGTGTCGGTAGGTTCTCAATTCCGATAGGTGGCGAGTAA
- a CDS encoding PAS domain-containing sensor histidine kinase: protein MVVDIETSRPTADMAELIRTHDWASTSLGSMAEWPSCLRVTVDLVLPSKAQIVIFWGPEFLALYNDAYAPTIGDKHPRALGRPARESWSELWDDLEPLLLRVFERGETMYAKDRPFYIERRGYPEDVFFDISYSPVRDEAGLVRGVFCIVNETTERVLAQRELTKTQERLSYALDASGMLGTFDWHIKSDTFYSDDRFAAMFSVDPDKGEKGAPIAEYMVGIHPEDRERVGAAVDHTIATGAKYVQEYRLLHRDGQIRWIEARGECLYDDQGQPERFPGVVIEITERKQAEEMLLRLAAIVASSDDAIMSIDLDARITSWNEGAERLYGFSAEEVIGQPVSIILPADRSQEEHAILARIRRGERVDPYDTQRLHKNRTNVDVSLTVSPVRDAAGKVVGASKIARDIRARKEAERLQRVLMNELKHRVKNVLATVRAIAMQTFRDEEHRLARAAFDARLLALARAHDLLTAESWSGAELSALIAEVLSPYDRGNFEIGGPRLRLPSEVVLPFSLALHELATNAAKYGALSVPSGQVSIRWSIMDDDSPRLSLSWTERGGPAVHIPSHKGFGSRLVEGLLSVQLGGEVRIDYAAKGLVCEIDAPLRDGWITPIRERTDAPGQVDASQSA, encoded by the coding sequence GTGGTGGTGGATATCGAGACTTCGCGCCCGACTGCCGACATGGCGGAACTCATCCGGACCCATGACTGGGCAAGCACCAGTTTGGGGTCGATGGCCGAATGGCCGTCCTGCCTGCGGGTCACGGTGGATCTGGTTCTGCCTTCCAAAGCTCAGATCGTGATATTCTGGGGGCCGGAGTTCCTGGCCCTCTACAACGACGCATACGCTCCGACGATCGGAGACAAGCATCCCCGGGCGCTCGGTCGGCCTGCCCGGGAGAGTTGGTCGGAACTATGGGACGACCTGGAGCCCCTGCTGCTGCGGGTCTTCGAGCGGGGCGAAACCATGTACGCGAAGGACCGCCCCTTCTACATCGAGCGGCGGGGCTATCCCGAGGACGTGTTCTTCGACATTTCCTACTCACCGGTTCGCGACGAAGCGGGGCTGGTGCGGGGGGTGTTCTGCATAGTGAATGAAACGACCGAGCGGGTCCTTGCCCAGCGGGAGCTTACCAAAACGCAGGAGCGCTTGTCCTATGCGCTGGACGCATCAGGAATGCTCGGCACGTTCGACTGGCACATCAAGTCCGACACATTCTATTCTGACGATCGGTTTGCGGCGATGTTCTCGGTCGATCCCGACAAGGGCGAGAAGGGCGCTCCGATCGCAGAGTACATGGTCGGCATCCATCCTGAAGATCGGGAGCGGGTCGGGGCGGCCGTTGACCATACGATTGCGACAGGCGCGAAGTATGTCCAGGAGTATCGGCTGCTCCACCGTGACGGTCAGATCCGCTGGATCGAAGCCCGCGGTGAGTGCCTGTATGACGACCAAGGGCAGCCCGAACGGTTTCCGGGTGTCGTCATCGAAATCACCGAACGCAAGCAGGCGGAGGAAATGCTGCTGCGACTCGCCGCGATCGTTGCCTCGTCGGACGACGCCATCATGAGCATCGACCTCGATGCAAGAATAACCAGCTGGAACGAGGGAGCCGAACGTCTTTACGGTTTTTCAGCCGAGGAGGTCATCGGGCAACCGGTCTCGATCATTCTTCCGGCAGACAGGTCACAGGAAGAACACGCGATACTTGCCCGGATTCGTCGCGGAGAGCGCGTCGATCCCTACGATACGCAACGTCTGCACAAGAACAGGACCAACGTGGACGTCTCGCTCACGGTCTCGCCCGTTCGAGACGCCGCCGGAAAGGTCGTGGGTGCATCGAAAATCGCGCGCGACATCAGGGCCCGCAAGGAAGCGGAGCGCCTTCAGCGCGTCCTCATGAACGAACTGAAGCACCGGGTGAAGAACGTACTTGCCACGGTGCGGGCAATAGCCATGCAGACATTCCGGGACGAGGAACATAGGCTCGCGAGAGCGGCGTTCGATGCACGTCTTCTCGCGCTGGCCAGGGCGCATGACCTGCTGACGGCCGAGAGCTGGAGCGGAGCCGAACTCTCGGCTCTCATCGCTGAAGTCCTATCCCCCTACGACAGGGGAAACTTCGAGATCGGCGGGCCTCGGTTGCGGTTGCCATCCGAAGTGGTGCTTCCCTTCTCGCTTGCGCTACATGAACTCGCGACCAATGCCGCCAAGTATGGCGCCCTGTCCGTTCCCTCAGGGCAAGTCAGCATCCGGTGGAGCATCATGGATGACGACAGCCCGCGGCTTTCGCTTTCCTGGACCGAGCGCGGCGGTCCGGCCGTGCACATTCCAAGCCACAAGGGCTTTGGGTCTCGGCTGGTCGAAGGATTGTTGTCCGTGCAGCTGGGTGGCGAGGTTCGGATCGACTATGCAGCAAAGGGGCTTGTCTGCGAAATCGACGCGCCGTTGCGCGATGGCTGGATCACTCCGATCAGGGAGCGCACGGATGCACCGGGTCAAGTCGATGCAAGCCAATCGGCCTGA
- a CDS encoding glutamine synthetase family protein, with protein MTSPSGSTLQEAADFLDAHPDIEAFDIVLTDTNGVGRGKIIRRHELKAVYENGRHMPISILGLDITGEDVHETGLIWDSGDGDLRAWPIPGTLTPLHGTSPARGQVLMGMYHLDSQPMTSDPRHALQRQVEEFAAKGLHPAGAFELEFFLLSNDRDSDGKGQPARAILDGRASGKTEVYSVDHLHGMEPLFSDIYAAARLQGIPAETIISEYAPGQYELTLNYRKDILRAADDLIMLKRLVRAQARRHGVTACFMAKPIEKYAGSGMHLHVSLLDDAGRNVFTEAKEGAWSSNLLHALGGLSATMAESMLVFAPHANSWRRFVSQSYAPIAPTWGVNNRSVALRVPAGDAKNRRIEHRPSGVDANPYLVAATVLGGIAKGMDERLDPGPETTGNGYEAADASRGLMPADWRSAIEAAKASDFLKTALGTDLHRTFTAIKESEYLRVARTVSELDYHLYLHEV; from the coding sequence ATGACCTCACCTTCCGGCTCGACCCTCCAGGAAGCGGCCGACTTTCTCGACGCGCATCCCGACATCGAAGCGTTCGACATAGTGCTGACCGACACCAACGGAGTGGGCCGCGGCAAGATCATCCGCCGGCACGAACTGAAGGCGGTCTACGAGAACGGCCGGCACATGCCGATCTCCATCCTTGGCCTCGACATAACCGGCGAGGACGTGCACGAGACCGGCCTGATCTGGGATTCCGGCGACGGCGACCTCCGCGCATGGCCCATCCCCGGCACGCTCACGCCCCTGCACGGCACCAGCCCGGCGCGCGGACAGGTCCTGATGGGCATGTACCATCTCGACAGCCAGCCGATGACCTCGGACCCGCGCCACGCCCTGCAGCGGCAGGTCGAAGAGTTCGCGGCGAAGGGCCTGCACCCCGCCGGCGCCTTCGAACTCGAATTCTTCCTCTTGTCGAACGACCGGGACTCCGACGGCAAGGGCCAGCCCGCCCGCGCCATCCTCGACGGTCGCGCCAGCGGCAAGACCGAGGTCTACTCCGTCGACCACCTGCACGGCATGGAGCCGCTCTTCTCGGACATCTACGCCGCAGCACGCCTGCAGGGCATACCGGCCGAGACGATCATCTCGGAATATGCTCCGGGGCAGTACGAGCTTACCCTCAACTATCGCAAGGACATCCTGCGCGCCGCCGACGACCTGATCATGCTGAAGCGGTTGGTCCGCGCGCAGGCCCGCCGCCACGGCGTCACCGCCTGCTTCATGGCCAAGCCGATCGAGAAGTATGCCGGCTCCGGCATGCACCTGCACGTCTCCCTTCTCGACGATGCCGGGCGAAACGTGTTCACCGAAGCGAAGGAGGGTGCCTGGTCGTCCAACCTGCTGCACGCCCTCGGCGGCCTTTCCGCGACCATGGCCGAATCCATGCTGGTGTTTGCGCCCCACGCCAATTCGTGGCGGCGCTTCGTTTCGCAATCCTACGCCCCGATCGCGCCGACCTGGGGCGTCAACAACCGATCGGTTGCGCTACGCGTGCCGGCGGGTGACGCGAAGAACCGGCGCATCGAGCATCGTCCGTCCGGCGTCGACGCCAATCCGTATCTCGTCGCGGCAACAGTGCTTGGCGGCATCGCCAAGGGTATGGACGAGCGGCTCGATCCCGGTCCGGAGACCACCGGCAACGGTTACGAGGCGGCCGATGCATCGCGCGGCCTGATGCCGGCCGACTGGCGCAGCGCCATCGAGGCGGCCAAGGCGTCCGACTTCCTGAAGACGGCGCTCGGTACAGACCTTCACCGCACCTTCACCGCCATCAAGGAGAGCGAATACCTGCGCGTCGCGCGGACGGTGAGCGAGCTCGACTACCACCTCTATCTGCACGAGGTGTGA
- a CDS encoding aspartate aminotransferase family protein — MDMADNSAAGAALDRKVRELRKREAETFRRARPKSEAAIGNGIAGFFGGVPMHWMTDWPTPFPIVVDRARGATIVDIDGNRLDDFCLGDTGSMFGHSPPPVARAIRRQAGRGLTYMLPSEDALALGALLVERFGLPHWQIATTATDANRFALRVARAITGRPKILVFNGCYHGSVDETMVRLVDGRPANRPGLAGEFRDLTRNTKIVEFNDLAALEAALAEGDVACVITEPVLTNSCMVLPDPGFHDGLRRLTRDTGTLLLIDETHTVSTAVGGYTRRHGLEPDLFVLGKPVAGGVPASIWGMSDEVAARYRAYNLAKEPGYSGMGTTLSANPLQFAAMRATLEEVMTEANYAHMDALAARLTAGLSRAIEANALPWHVARVGARVEFICAPGPLRNGSEAEAAHRPDLEAAIHVALVNRGVLIAPFHNMMLVSPATTRRQVDRLVAAFGEVAEMLAV, encoded by the coding sequence ATGGACATGGCAGACAATTCGGCGGCGGGCGCGGCGCTCGACCGCAAGGTGCGTGAGTTGCGCAAGCGCGAAGCTGAGACGTTCCGGCGTGCCCGGCCGAAATCCGAAGCGGCCATCGGCAACGGCATCGCCGGCTTCTTCGGCGGCGTGCCCATGCACTGGATGACCGACTGGCCCACGCCCTTCCCGATCGTCGTCGACCGCGCGCGGGGCGCCACCATCGTCGACATCGATGGCAACCGGCTGGACGATTTCTGCCTCGGCGACACCGGCTCGATGTTCGGCCACTCCCCGCCTCCGGTCGCGCGGGCGATACGGCGACAGGCGGGCCGCGGCCTGACCTACATGCTGCCGTCCGAGGACGCGCTCGCGCTGGGCGCGCTGCTGGTTGAGCGGTTCGGCCTGCCGCATTGGCAGATCGCCACGACGGCCACCGACGCCAACCGCTTTGCCCTGCGCGTCGCCCGGGCCATCACTGGGCGGCCGAAGATCCTAGTCTTCAACGGCTGCTACCACGGCTCGGTGGATGAGACGATGGTACGGCTGGTCGACGGCAGGCCGGCCAATCGGCCGGGGCTTGCCGGTGAGTTCCGCGACCTGACCCGGAATACGAAAATCGTCGAGTTCAACGACCTTGCGGCGCTGGAAGCTGCACTTGCCGAAGGCGACGTCGCCTGCGTGATCACCGAACCGGTGCTGACCAACAGCTGCATGGTGCTGCCCGATCCTGGTTTCCACGACGGCCTGCGCCGGCTGACGCGCGACACCGGCACGCTGCTCCTGATCGACGAGACCCACACGGTCTCGACCGCCGTCGGCGGCTATACGCGCAGGCACGGCCTCGAACCGGACCTGTTCGTGCTGGGCAAGCCGGTCGCTGGCGGCGTGCCGGCGTCGATCTGGGGCATGAGCGACGAGGTTGCGGCGCGCTATCGTGCCTATAATCTGGCCAAGGAGCCCGGCTACTCGGGCATGGGCACGACGCTGTCGGCCAATCCGCTGCAGTTCGCGGCCATGCGGGCAACGCTGGAAGAGGTGATGACCGAGGCGAACTATGCGCATATGGACGCGCTCGCCGCGCGGCTCACGGCAGGGCTCTCCCGCGCAATCGAAGCCAACGCCCTCCCGTGGCACGTGGCCCGCGTCGGCGCCCGCGTCGAGTTCATCTGCGCGCCGGGTCCGCTGCGCAACGGCAGCGAGGCGGAGGCCGCGCATCGTCCGGACCTGGAGGCCGCGATCCATGTCGCGTTGGTCAACCGCGGCGTACTGATCGCCCCGTTCCACAACATGATGCTCGTTTCGCCGGCTACCACGCGACGACAGGTCGACCGGCTGGTCGCGGCGTTCGGCGAGGTTGCAGAAATGCTGGCCGTATGA
- a CDS encoding WD40 repeat domain-containing protein: MPTVAPLDLDGHCLAAGFLGEVPFFCLADGTIHRLDHGHKSETAHDGLLAADFDAAAGRLITGGEDGKVVSTKADGTSETLAEAGRKWVTSVAGGPQGSVAYAVGRSAFCRLPDGTIKEFQHPRSVEGLAFSPKGLRFAVARYNGATLHFPAAAGKPAELEWAGAHTGVTFSPDGAFLVTTMQENALHGWKLADGKHMRMSGYPAKVKSLSWSAKGKWLASSGAPAAIVWPFTGKDGPMGKAPLELGTRGNMMVTSVACHPTEEVAAIGYADGMVLAARFADQKEVLLRRPGKGAITSMAWDNEGRRISFGSEAGDCGVVDVAG, translated from the coding sequence ATGCCCACAGTCGCCCCTCTCGACCTCGACGGTCACTGCCTCGCCGCAGGCTTCCTCGGCGAGGTTCCCTTCTTCTGCTTGGCCGATGGAACCATCCATCGGCTCGATCACGGCCACAAATCCGAAACCGCGCATGACGGGCTGCTCGCCGCCGACTTCGACGCCGCCGCCGGCCGGCTGATCACCGGCGGCGAGGACGGCAAGGTCGTCTCCACCAAGGCCGACGGCACATCTGAAACGCTGGCCGAGGCCGGCAGGAAATGGGTGACCAGCGTCGCCGGCGGGCCGCAGGGCTCCGTCGCCTACGCGGTCGGGCGCTCAGCCTTCTGCCGCCTGCCGGACGGGACGATCAAGGAATTCCAGCATCCGCGCTCGGTGGAAGGCCTCGCCTTCTCGCCCAAGGGCCTGCGCTTCGCGGTCGCGCGATACAACGGCGCGACACTGCATTTCCCCGCCGCCGCCGGCAAGCCGGCCGAGCTAGAATGGGCGGGCGCGCATACCGGCGTCACCTTTTCGCCCGACGGCGCGTTCCTGGTCACCACCATGCAGGAGAACGCGCTGCACGGATGGAAGCTCGCGGACGGAAAGCACATGCGCATGTCCGGCTATCCGGCCAAGGTGAAAAGCCTTTCGTGGAGCGCCAAGGGCAAGTGGCTGGCGAGCTCGGGCGCGCCGGCAGCGATCGTGTGGCCCTTCACCGGCAAGGACGGCCCGATGGGCAAGGCCCCGCTGGAGCTCGGCACCCGCGGCAACATGATGGTGACGTCGGTCGCCTGCCACCCGACGGAAGAGGTCGCGGCGATCGGCTATGCCGACGGCATGGTGCTCGCCGCCCGCTTCGCCGACCAGAAGGAGGTGCTGCTGCGCCGTCCCGGCAAGGGCGCCATCACTTCCATGGCATGGGACAACGAGGGTCGCCGCATTTCCTTCGGCAGCGAGGCGGGTGACTGCGGCGTGGTGGACGTGGCTGGGTAA